The genomic window GAATCCAAGCCCATACCCATCAAGAAGATCGCGGAAGAGGAGAGCATCTCTCCGGAGTTCCTCGAACAGATCTTCTTCAAACTGCGCAAGGCGGGCATCATCGATTCGGTGAGGGGACCGGGAGGAGGATTCTTGATCTCGCGACCTCTCGAGAGCATCACCATCAAGGACATCTTCGATGCAGTGGACGAAGGCCTCGGCATCACCCCCTGCACCGAGGAAGAAGGCAAGTCCGGGACCGAGCTCTGTGAGAAAGCCGAACGCTGCCTGCTCTACGAAGTCTGGAAAGAGACCGCCTCCCACCTCCGGCAGTACTTCGCCTCCATCACCCTCAAGGACCTCATCGACAAGGCCAAGAAGGGGATGTACGAGGCCATCGTCGAGGGCCAGGATTTTTCGATCTGAAAATAAAAAGAAGCGCACCCTCTAAGGCGCGCTTCTCCCTCTTTATCACCAGGAGATACTTTTTACATTATCACAATGGTGTCTGTCATGAGATTTCCATGTCGATTATCCACTCCTTCCTTAGTATACATACATCCTTCCTCCCCAAAGGTAGCAGCCCCTATGAAAGGTACTCCCTCCCCGATGCTCTCTCGATATTTCTGATTGATCTCCTGCACACTATCCAACACAGCCCCCACACAGCCACCACAGTAGATAAGAATTCCTCCCCGAGGAGTGCCCTTCCTTCGATGAAAGGAGACAGCTCGCTCATACACGTGTGAGGTCCTGTCTATCAGAGCTGTTTTAAATCCCTCCATAAGGACCACCTCATCCCCTTCTTGAAATTCAGTGAAACAGGAGAGAGCCCGGGACCCTTCAAATACCATGTGGGGATGGGAGAGGAGGTACTGAGGAATTCCTTTAAAATCCCCAATCACCCTTCCTAACGGCCGGAGCGTGGTAGCGCCCAACACGACACCCCCCTTCTCCAGGTACTCGCCAATGGCCCCCCCTGTCCACTCATTATAGACCTCGGCAGCAGGCCTTCCATCGATCTCATAGATCACCCGACCTTCACATCTTGTAACCCTTCCCCTCTTGTCTGAAGGGAAGTACCCCCCAAGAAAGCCACCGTAGATTTCACCCTTCTCATGCTTCATCGCCACAAGAAGGGCCCCGCTCTGGGTTGAGACGTCATTCAAGAACACTCTCCACTTTCCTGACACATCATCATCAGCAGCACTCCCCCCATAGATCGGGACGCCAGTCCCCAGTACATCCTCGACCCCTTCTATCACCCTCTCCTCAAATCCTGGAGTAGCGTGCATAAGGATGAGATCAGGCTTACTCACTTCACTCAACATCCGCTCTACCCCTTCCCGCACCTTCATTCTCGCATCATCTGGTCCGCACTCTACCAAGTATGGCACCACCTTCACCTCATCTCCCTTCTCCCAGAGAAGGGAATGTGCTCCCCGGAGAAAGCCTTCAGGCGTAAAGACCCCCTGAAAAGAGGTACACCCGAAGAGAGGAATACCATACTTCTTGGAGACTTGTGTGAGCTCATCCTGAGACACCTCTACTGTGGTGTAACAGAGTGCTGCCTTCCCCCCTTCCAATGCCTCGGAGGAAGTGAGTGGTACATACTTCATAGAACCCCCCAAAACAGTAATGTTTCTATGACACAGTATAGAACACAGGAGGAAGGAAGTCAAAAAAACTCACATCTTCTCTTTCTTCTCTCTATTCTTTGAGACTGGAAGACGCAATGTATCTGATGTAGACATCCCTCTGCGGATAGGGGATCTCGATCCCATGGGCCTTGAAGGCCTCCCAGATCGCGAAGTTGATCCAGCTTCTGGCAGGGTACTTTTCGTCGACGTTCGAGATCCAGGTGTAGAGAGTGAAGGTAATGCCGGAATCGTCGAACGAGTTGAGATAGACCACCGGCGGCCTGGACTTCACCCTGTAGGGACAGCGTTCCCCCACCTCGATGAGCACCTTCTCCACCAACCGCACGTCGCTCTTGTACGAGACCTGCACAGGGTTCCGCAGGACCACCCTTCGATCGTAGTGCGAGAAGTTGTAGACCGCCTCCTGGACGATCTTGGAGTTGGGGAGGATGATGCTCTCGTTGAAGAGGGTGTTCACCACCGTGGTGAGCATGCGTATCTCGTGTACAGTGCCCTCTATGTCACCCACCAGGATCCGATCCCCCTCTTTGATGGGCCGGGTGGAGATGATGATGAGCCCTGCGAAGAAGTTGGCCACCACCGACTGGAGCCCGAATCCGATTCCAAGGCCGAGCACCCCGAGAAGTACCATCAGCGAGGAAAGGTTGATCCCTATGAACGAGAGCCCTATGAGAGAAGTGAGCACGATCGTGAGGTAACGGGCCAGGTTCACCAGCGTGAATCGCCGCGAGGGGTCCATCCCCTTCACGCGTTGAAGGATGGAGTGCTCGAGCAACCGGCGCACCAGGTTGCCGCTCACCGAAGCTGCATAGAACACGGGGATGAGGAGGATCAGGGTGATGAGCGAAATGCGGGTGTCCCCCGTACTGTAGAGGGGCTCATTGAGTACCTCGTAGATCTTCCCCAAGTACTCACCGAGCCTCGTACCGAAGAGACCGAAGAGGAGGAAGAAGGCGAGCAGTCCGAAGACCACCCGGAGCGACCGCCGAGTCCAGCGGAGGATACGCGTCTTCGTCTCCTCCTTGAAGCTGCTCCTCTGGAGAAGCCCGGCAAAGACGAGGGTGAGTACCCTGTAGAGGAGCACCGCACCAACCAAAGGGAGGAGGAAGGAAAGGACCACGTCTCCTACAGTGAAGGGGAAGTCGAGTCCCCCGATGCTCAGCGGCTTCGAAAGGAACGTGATCAAGGCCTTCCACATCTCGTCCATCAGGTCTCCTCTACGAAGGCGCGCATCCTCTCCTCTTCCCCTTCGGTGATGAGCCCCATGGCCCTGCACACCGGGAGAAACTCGCGGATGTGGGCATAGGCGTGGAGGCGGATGCCGGCCTCTTCCATCTCCTTGTGTCCCCGCGCCCCGCGTTCCAGGAGCACCACGAGGTCTTCAACCACAAGGCCCGCATCCCGGAGTACCGTGGCCGCCTCGATCTTCGATCCTCCCGTGGTGATGAGATCGTCCACCAGAAGGACACGCTCACCGGGACGCCACTCTCCTTCCACCCTGTTGCCCGTTCCGTAGCCTTTGGCGTCGAGCCTCGGATAGATGAGTGGCTTCCCCAGATGGAGCGCGAGCCCCGCGGCGATGGGAAGCCCGGCCGTGGGGATCCCTGCGATACGCTCGAATTCGAGCCTTCGTGCGAGCGAGGCGTAGGCGCTGATCACCTTGGGGAAGAGCTCGGGGAACGAGGGGACACGGCGGAGATCCACATAGAACGGAGACCGCTTCCCCGACTTGAGGACGAAGTCGCCCACCTTGAAGCACCCGGCCTCAACCAGCCCCTTCAGCACCCGCTCCTTCAGCCCCTCACCCATCCGCCCACGACCCGCCGCCTGCGCACCCCGTATCTCCTCCACCACCCCCTTCGCCGCTTCTCCCGGATCCTCGGCCCGGGCGATCCCCCGCGCCACCACCACCAGCACCCCCAACCCCTCCGCATCCATCCCCGCCCGCACCGCATCCCCCGCACTCCCCCCCTGCGCCCCCACCCCCGGGGCGAGGAACCAGACATCCGGGTGCCGTTCACGCAGGAGGGAAAGGGCCTCCGGGTTGTTCCCCGCCACCACGAGCCCCACCTCCCCATCCCACCGCACCGCCTCCTCGGCCACCCTGAGGAAGAGCGGCTCTCCCGTCACCTCCAGTTCCTGGAACCGCCCGGCGGAAGGGTTGCTCGTCCGGCAGAGCACGAACACCCCCTTCCCCTCATAGGCGAGGAACGGACGTGCCGCATCCTCACCCATGTAGGGCGCGAGGGTCACCGCATCCACCCCCAGCCACTCGAAGGCCGCACGCGCGTACGCCTCGGCCGTGGCACCGATGTCGCCACGCTTCACATCCAGCACCACCAGGGCACTGGTCCGCTCGTGGATGAGTTCCACCGTATCCTTGAGCGCCCGCATCCCCTCAGTCCCCCACGCCTCGTAGAAGGCACTGTTCGGCTTGTAGGCCACTGCATAGGGGGCAGTCGCCTCCACGATGCGGCGATTCTCCCTCATGATGGCCTCGTAGGGGTCCTGCGTTCCCTCCGGAAGACGAGGATCGAGCCCCACACAGAGGAGGGATCGTTTTTGCCTTGCCCGCTCGGAAAGTGCCTCGAAAAATCCCACGGACGCGCTCCTTTTCAGTATACTCACAGTGTAATGCTTATAACACGGAGAGCATACCTGGTGCAATGAGGAATCGTTGCAACCCCGCGTTCCGCCTCGTTCCGGCGATGCTTGTGCTCATCGCCCTACTCTCCTGCAGAGGAGGTCCTGCCGTGTCCACACATCCCACACCAGTACACCCGGATCAACACTTCATACAGGTGGGGGAGTTGACCATCTCCTACTTCGACCTCAACCCCACCGCGAAAGGACTCCCCCTCCTCTTCATCCACGGGTACAACGGGAGCGGGTACGAAGCCATCCCCCTTGCCGCCGAGCTCCGTGAACACCGGATCATCGCCCCCGACTGGCCGGGCTCCGGCTACTCCTCCAAACCCACCGACCCCTCGTTCTACCGGGTCTCTTCCTACACCCCACTCTTCATCGAACTCATGGAACGCCTCGACATCCCCCGCTACCTCGTGATAGGCCACTCCCTGGGAGGGAGGCTCGCCTCACATCTGGCCGCCTCGGCACCCGATCGCATCCCCGCCCTCGTGCTCATAGGGCCCTACGGCTTCGCGGTCCAGGACGACAACTTCCTCTTCCTCCTCACGAGACTCGGCCCCCTCGTGGACCTGGGCTTTTCCTTCAACAGCCCTGCGATCGCCCGCACGAGCATCAAGCAGAACGCCTTCACCTCTCCCGAGGCGGTCCCCGAGGACTACCTCGAGTACGTCCTCTCCTCGCTCTTCGAGCAGGGGGGAAACGAAGCCCTCAAACTGGTCACCAAACACCTCATCCACGACGGATACCTCGAGGACGTCCTCCCCAGGATCACGCAGCCGGTGCTCCTCCTGTGGGGACGGGACGATAGGGTGATGCGGATCCACCATGCCCCGGAGTTTACGAGACGCCTCGGCCTCTGCTATTTTTATTCCATACCACATATGGGACACATGCCGCACATGGAAGCGCCCCATACCGTAGCCCGCCATATCGAGGACTTCCTCGAGCGGGTGGTGATCCCTTCCCGGGAAGAGGTGAGCCATGGATCGGGACATGACTGAGACCCTCCTCGAACGAGCGGTAGCCTTGATCAAGGCATCCTCCTACACCGTGGCCTTCACCGGTGCCGGCATCTCACACGAGAGCGGCGTGCCTACGTTCAGAGGCCCCGACGGACTCTGGTCACGTTACGACCCGAGGGTACTGGAGATAGACTTCTTCTTCCGCCATCCGAAGGAGAGCTGGGCGGCCATACGGGAGATGTTCTTCTCGGCGGACCATCCACCGGAGCCCAATCCGGCCCACCTCCTCCTCGCCCGCATGGAGGCACAAGGACTGCTCCATGCGGTGATCACCATGAACATCGACAACCTCCACCACCGGGCCGGATCCCGCAATGTGATAGAATACCACGGCAACACCCGGGAGGCGGTCTGCACCCTCTGCAGGAGGCGGTACACAGCCCGGGAAGTACTCGGGATGGAGGCACCCCCCACCTGTTCGTGCGGCGGTCTCATCAAACCGGACTTCGTCTTCTTCGGCGAGGCGATCCCTGCCGAGGCCTACACCAGAAGCGTGGATGAAGCCCGCAGGGCCCAGTGCCTCCTCGTCGTGGGGACCGCCGGAGTGGTGTATCCCGCTGCATCCATTCCCCACATTGCCGAGCGGGCCGGCGCCCACATCATAGAGATCAACCCGGAACCTTCGTCCTACACCGAGAGCATCACCGAGGTGTACCTCCCCTTGAAGGCGGCCGAGGCTGCCATCCTTCTCGCCCGCCATCTGGAGATCGATCTGGACCTCTAGCGGAGAAGCCGAAGCCCCGCGAGATCGTGAGCGCACGATCCCCAGCGGAGCGCAGGATCGATTCAGTCCGCTCCCACGGAGGAGCGTCCCTCTTCCCCTGTCGTAACACCTCCTTCGGGGGGCTCCGGGTCCTTCGCCGCGGACCGCCTCCGGGTCCTCCTCCACAACCAGGCCCCCATCCCCACCGAACACACCCCCGAGAGGAGGGCCGCCGGGAACCCGAACGACGGATCTCTACCGGACATCGGCCCCCCCAAGGGCAGGAGGCCGTTTTCAAGGAGGACGATGGTCATGTTGTAGGAGAAGTGAAGCACCCCCGAGGAGAGGATGGAGCCGGTGGCCGCATAGACGAGCCCGAGGGCAAGCCCCACCGCGAAGAGGGAGACCACCCCGAGGAAACTCCGGTGGAACAGGGAGAACACACCCGCCGAGATGAGCACCGACGCCCACAGAGGCATCCTTCGCTGGAGGGTGTGCTGGAAGAACCCTCGGAAGAGGAACTCCTCGCAAAAGGCGGGAGTGAGCCCCACGCTCACCGTGACGAGCACCCATTCGAGGGGACTCCCGGCCCGGTAGAGTTCCCTCGAGGCCTCGAACAATTCCTCGAGCCCGGGAAAGAGCAAGAGATTCCACGAGCTCAGGACCGAGGAGAGAGGGACCAGGAGAGGCCCCCAGAGAAAGGCGCCCACGGTCACTCCGAGATCGGCCTTTCCGTTCAGGACGTACTCCCACACATGAGGGGTGTACCATCGACGCACGAGGAGGGAGGCGAGCCCAACGAAGACTCCCCACTCCACTACGAGGGTGAGGACGAGGGAGGGGACCTTCACGGCTCTGTAGAACTCCCTGAGGAGAGAGAGAAAGTCCTCGTCCAGGAGGGAAGGACTCTCCACCCTCTTCCCCACGAGGAAGAGGAAGAGTCCCACCACCTCGCCCACGAGCCCGCCTATCGCCAGGTACAGCCCCCCTGTGAGGAAGACGAGGATGAAGGCCCCCAACACCGGACTCTGCCCGGGACGTTCGAAGGTGCCGATAGGGGGTGCCCCTCTCTCGCTCACACGTCGCCCCCCTCGGGCGGCACGCCTGCCTCAGGTTCTACGACATCGGATGACGGGGCGTTCTTCCGCACCGAGAGATCCACGAAGAGGAGGGCGGTGAAGACAGGAGCGAGGATGTGGGAGCCGATGAGCTGGATCCCTTCCACCACCCAGACGCCCACCCACACCCAGGGGCTGCTGTAGAAGGAGAGCATCCTGGAGACGAGGTCCTCCAGGTTCGTCGGATCAGGTGAGAGGAGGATCCGAGAGAAGAGACTCAGGCTCAAGGGAGACTGTACGAGGAAACTCAGGAGAAGCCCCATGAAGCCCACGAGCAACCAGAAGAGGAGGAGATACCCGAAGACCCTCCACCACGACCCTGAGACGAGCTCGAGACTCCGACGTATACCGGCCCACGCGCCCCTGTCTTCGAAGATCACGGCATACGCCGCGAAGCTCACCGCCACCAAAAACCAGACGAGGAATACGTACCACGCCACCACGAGGAGGACGATGAGCACGGTGATGAGCACACTCCCCACCCTCCCATCGAGCAGAGAGGCGAGGAAACCACCCACGGCCCCCACGACGCCGAGACCGATGAGCGAGAGCAGTACCAACCCGGCCACGACGAGCCACTGGAGGAGGAGGCGTCCCAAGGCTCTGACCACCCCCTCGAGCGCACCCGGGAGGTTTCCCTCACCACGGTGGACGTGATCCCATGCGAGGAATCCCACCACGAGTGTACCCACCCACTGAACGAGCATCAACACCAGCTCCCAGACCCAGAGCCTCCCGAACCGGGCGAGGACCGCCTGCATGAGGTCGAGTCCCCGATTATAGTGTTGGGAGAGCTCCTCGCCCATGAAGACGAGAGTCCTCATGATCCCGGGAAGGACGCTCGCCGTACCCGCCAGGAACACCCCGGTGAAGCCCCAGAGGCATACCCATACCACCAGGAAGGGTCGCCACAACTCGCCTGTCACCCGGAACGTCGTACCGAGCATCTCGCCGAGACCGTACGTACGGACACGTTCTTCCATGGGTCACCTCCTTAAGCCCGTATACAAAGAGCGTAGGGAATCGAAGCGCTACTGTCAAGAAAAAGGGATACCGTTTGACTTTACCCCCCCGGTATCCAATACTGAATAGAAGGAGGAACCATGTCGCTGAGGATCGGATTCATCTCGTTCAGGATCTCAGGCACCGACGGGGTCTCACTCGAGACGAAAAAGTGGGCCGACGTGCTCACCCGCATGGGATTCGAGTGCTTCTTCATGGCGGGTCAGCTCGACACCCCCCCCGACCGCTCGTACGAAGTCCCCGAGGCACACTTCCAGACCCCCGATGCGAAGATGCTCTACTACCGGTGTTTCTACCAGCCGGTGAGAGATCCGGAGACCAGCCGGATAATCCACGAGAGGAGGGAAAGGCTCAAGGATCACCTCTACGAGTTCGTACGGAGGTTCTCCCTCGACCTCCTCATCCCCGAGAACGTGCTCGCCATACCCCTCAACATCCCCCTCGCCCTCGCCCTCACGGAGTTCATCGCCGAGACGGGGTTCAAGGTGCTCGCCCACCACCACGACTTCTACTGGGAACGCAAGCGGTTCCTCACCAACTGCGTGTGGGACTACATCAACTGGGCCTATCCCCCCCACCTCCCGAGCGTCCACCACGTGGTCATCAACAGCTCGGCCCAAAACCAGCTCGCCCTCCGCACCGGCATCTCCTCCACCCTCATCCCCAACGTGATGGAGTTCGAAGCCCCTCCCCCGCCTCTCGATGAGTGGGCGCAGGACGTGCGGGAGGCCCTTGGCATACGCGAGGACGAGCTCTTCATCCTCCAGCCCACGCGGGTGGTGCAGCGCAAGGGGATCGAGCACGCGATAGAGTTCACCGCCCGGCTCGGCCTGCCTGCAAAACTTGTGATCTCCCACGCCTCAGGGGACGAAGGCCACGAGTACGAACAGCGGGTGAGGGAATATGCCCAGCTCCTGGGCGTGAACGCGCTCTTCGTGAGCGACATCATAGGGGAGGAGCGCGGCTACACCCCCGACGGCAGGAAGATCTACTCACTCTACGACGTCTATCCCCACGCGGATCTGGTCACCTATCCTTCCATCTACGAGGGTTTCGGCAACGCCTTCCTCGAGGCCATCTACTTTAAAAAACCCATCCTCGTAAATAACTACTCAGTCTACAGTCACGACATACGGCCCAAGGGGTTCAAGTGCCTCGAGATGGACGAGTTCATCACCACCGACCTCATCGACACCGCTCGGGCACTGCTCAAGAGGCCCGACGTGATACAGGAATGGGTGGAGCACAACTACGAACTCGCGCGTCAGTACTACTCCTACAGCGTGCTCAAGACTAAGCTCATCTCGATCCTGGTGAGCCACTTCGGGTACAGCAACATCAGTCCCTGTCCCGATAGGGTGTGAGCCAGAGGACCTCGTAGCCGCCGAGCGAGATGGAGAAGCGGTCCTCGTCCTCTCGGTAGGGGACGAGGGTATCCCCGCTTGTGAGCTCGGTGAACAGGTGCACCTCCGGTGAGCTCGCAAATATCGACGAAGGGAAGACGCACTCCTGCTCGACGTGGCTCACATTGATGAGGCAAAGCACCTCCTCTGTTGCGTCATGGCTCCTCCTCATGAGGGCAAGCACGGTTTCGGGGGCATCCAGCACCTCCTGCGTCCCCCTGGGATCAAAGGCGCGACTCTTCCGTCGGGCGGCGAGCATATCGAGGTAGCCTTTGAAGACCATGCTCCTGAGGCTCTCGGGATCCTCGAGCTCGCGGAGTATCTCATCGTAGGAACACTTCTGTCGGTTGATGGTGCGGTTCATCCCGGTCTTCTCCACACCCTCACGCCAATTCTCCGACCCCAGGAGGCTGTGGACATAGATACCGGGCATCCCCACCAGGGAGAGCATCACGGCCTGACTCGCGAGGAACTTCCGGGCCCTGGTGGGGCGGTCGAGATGTGCCTCGCTTATGGCGCTCAGGTAGTTGATGTTGAGCTCGTAGGGCACCTCGCCCTCGGGTGTGCTCTTGTAGGAGATGAGGCCGCCTCTATCCTTCACCGCCTCGATCATCGAGTCGATGTGCTCGTCAGGGAGTATCCCCCGGGCGGGGAGCACCCCTATGCCGTCGTGCGAGGCGAGGAAGTTGAAGTAGCTCACCTTTCCGCCGTAGGTGTCGATGGTGCGGGCCCACTCCCTGAGGTAGGAGACATCCTTCCTGAGAAAGGCATCCAGGACGAGGGGAGGGAGGGCGAACTGATACACGAGATGGGCCTCGTCCATGTCCCCGAAGTAGGAGATGTTCTCCTCGTGGGGGACATTGGTCTCGGTGATGATGAGGACCCAGGGGCACACCTCCTCACAGATCGCCCTGAAGAGCTTCACCACGGCGTGGGTCTTGGGGTGGTGGATACAGGGGGTGCCGAGCTCCTTCCAGAGATAGGCGATAGCATCCAGGCGGATGATCTGGGCACCCTGAGAGACATAGAAGAGGAAGATGTCGATCATCTCGAGGAGGACCCGCGGGTTCGCATAGTTGAGGTCGACCTGATCCCGGCTGAAGGTGGTCCACACCAGTACCGGCCCCTTCGGACTCTCGAACTCGTGAACAAGGGGAAGGGCACGGGGTCTGAAGACCCCTGAGAGATCGGTGCCGGGCTCCACGGTGATGAAGAAGTCCTCGTACGCAGGATCGCCCTGGAGGAAGCGCCTGAACCACTCGCTCTTGGCAGAACAGTGGTTGAGTACGAGGTCCACCATGAGCCGGAACTCTCCGCTTATGCGGCGAACCTCCTCCCAGGTACCCCACTCGGGGTTCACCGTGCGGTAGTCGATCACCGAAAATCCGTCGTCCGAGGAATAGTGGAAGAAGGGGAGGATGTGGACTCCCTTCATCGTGCCGGAGAGGTACTCTCGAAGGAACTCTCCGAGGGTAGCGAGGGGGGCTTCCCCTTCTCTTCTGAACTGATCGCCATACGTGATGAGGACTGCATCGGTGTGATCGAGCGGAAGGCGGCCGGAGACATACTCCTCGTCAGGAGCGGGAAGACGGCTCCTCCACCTCTCGAGAAGGGCGCGAAGGTGCTCATAGGTGTCACGTCCCGTGTCAGGTCCATAGATGAACGAGAGGAGCTCTCTCATGCGATCGACAGGTTCCATAGATCCTCCTCATGCGCTTCTCTAATAAGAGACTTCTCTAATAAGAGACTATAGTAGGGTGAAACAGGTATCGCAAGTCGAACGGAATATGAAAATCTTCAATCTTTATAGATAAATGATTATTCATATACCCCTTTCTGCACTCTCACCTTCGTGATACAGGTTCGGGAGAGCCCTTCACGAGTGTCGATCTGGGAATAACGATGGCTTCTTGGATGTCTTTCTTGACAGACGCGGCCCAAAAAGGAGAGTATAGAGTATAAGAGTATACGAGAAAAGGAGCCGCTATGGCCACTGTGCAGAACATTTCACACGACGGTGTGGTGGTCGCTCGCGAAGAGAACCGCGTCCGCATCGTCATGCAACGCTCCACCCTCTGTTCCCACTGTGCGGCACGAGGCGCCTGCACCCTGGGAGATTCGCAGGAGCAGGAACTCCTCGTCACGACGGAGGAGCCGGTGGAGCCCGGCGAGCGGGTCCGCCTGGTCATAGAGGAGCGTCTGGGCTGGAAGGCCGTCCTTCTGGGCCTCGCCCTCCCTGCCCTCCTCCTTTTGGGAGGGATCTTCGTGTCCTTGGCTCTGGGGGCAACCGAGGTGGTCTCCGCGCTTGTGGGACTGGGGACCGTGGCTCTCTACTACGGGAGCCTCGCCCTCTTCCGCAGGAACCTCGAGCGAAGTTTCAGCGTGAGGGTGGAACGCATCTCTCATACCACACGATGAGGAGCATGCCGTGAGTATCATCGTCGCTTCTGTCGCCACGCTCGTGGTGATGGCCGCTGTGTTCGCACTGATCCTCTACTGGGCCTCACGGAGGTTCGCCGTGGAGGAGGACCCGCGCGTGGCTGCGGTGACCGAGCTGCTTCCGGGCATCAACTGCGGGGCCTGCGGTTTCCCCGGGTGTGCAGGCCTTGCCCAGGCCCTCGTGGAAGGCGCCGACCGGGGAGACACCTCGGGGCTCTTCTGCCCCCCCGGTGGAGAGGAGACCATGACGCGCATCGGCGCCTTCCTGGGCGTGGAGCTCGGAGGAAAGGATATCCCGGTGGCGGTGTTGCGCTGTGGGGGCTCATGCGAGGCGGCCCCTCCCAAGTTCATCTACGAGGGGACACGTACCTGCAGGATCGCCCACATGGCGTCCATGGGCGAAGGAGGCTGTCCGTACGGCTGCCTCCACTACGGGGACTGTGCAGAGGCGTGTCCCTTCGATGCCATCAGCATGGATCCCGTCACCGGCCTTCCGGTGGTGGACGAGGAGAAGTGTACGGCCTGCGGCGTGTGTGTGGAGGTGTGCCCCCGAAACCTCTTCGAGCTCACGCCGAGAGGCAAGCGTGGAAGACGGGTCTGGATCAACTGCCGGAACACGGAGAAGGGAGCCCTCGCACGGAAGAACTGTGCGGTCGCCTGCATCGGGTGCGGGAAGTGTGTGAAGGTGTGCGAGACGGTGACCCAGGCGATCACGCTCGAGCACAACCTCGCCTACATCGACCCCGTGAAGTGCATCGCCTGCGGAAAGTGTGTGGCCGAATGTCCTACAGGGGCCATCGCCGCCACCTTCACCCCGCCGGCGCTCAAGAAGAAACAGGAGGCCCTCCAGGACTCCTAGCACAATGCGCGGAAAGCGGGTGCACAGGGGTGCACCCACAACCTCTGGTCAAAGGGAGCTGCCGTGAAGTACGCAACGTTTCCGAAAGGGGGGATCCACCCCCATGAACACAAACAGACGGCCCACCTTCCCATCGAACACCTCCCCTTGCCCGAGCAGGTGGTGATCCCCCTGGGGCAGCACCTGGGCGCCCCGGCCCATCCTCTGGTGAAACGGGGTGACCGGGTAAAGGTCGGCACCCGCATCGGGGAGGCACAGGGCTTCATCTCGGCGCACGTACACTCGAGCGTCTCCGGGAAGGTGCTGAAGGTGGACGAGATCACCGACCTGAGCGGTTATCGGAGGCCTGCGGTCTTCATCCAGGTGGAAGGCGACGAGTGGGAAGAAGGGATCGACAGGTCGCCCGAGCTCGTGACCACCTGTGACCTCTCCCCGCAGGAGATCATCGAGCGTATCAAGGACGCCGGCATCGTGGGGATGGGAGGTGCGGGCTTCCCCACCCACGTGAAGCTCTCGATCCCCCCGGGGAAGGCGATCGATACCCTCATCATCAACGGGGTGGAGTGCGAACCCTACCTCACCGCCGACCACAGGCTCATGCTCGAGAAGACCGACGAGATCCTCGTGGGCATCGCGATCATCCGAAGAGCCCTGGGAGAACCGAGGGTCTTCATCGGGATAGAGGCCAACAAGCCGGATGCCATCAGGGTGATGAAGGAACGTGTAAAGGAGTGGGAGGGCCTGGAGGTCCGGCCCCTCAAGGTGAAGTATCCGCAGGGCGCCGAAAAGCAGCTGATCAAGGCACTCACCGGGAGGGAGGTGCCCTCCGGGAAGCTTCCCCTGGATGTGGGGTGCGTGGTGAGCAACGTAGGAACGGCCCACGCCGTATACCGGGCTGTCCAGAAGCAGATGCCGCTCGTGGAACGTGTGGTCACGGTGACCGGGAACGACATTTCCCGGCCGGGCAACT from Spirochaeta thermophila DSM 6192 includes these protein-coding regions:
- the rsxC gene encoding electron transport complex subunit RsxC, coding for MKYATFPKGGIHPHEHKQTAHLPIEHLPLPEQVVIPLGQHLGAPAHPLVKRGDRVKVGTRIGEAQGFISAHVHSSVSGKVLKVDEITDLSGYRRPAVFIQVEGDEWEEGIDRSPELVTTCDLSPQEIIERIKDAGIVGMGGAGFPTHVKLSIPPGKAIDTLIINGVECEPYLTADHRLMLEKTDEILVGIAIIRRALGEPRVFIGIEANKPDAIRVMKERVKEWEGLEVRPLKVKYPQGAEKQLIKALTGREVPSGKLPLDVGCVVSNVGTAHAVYRAVQKQMPLVERVVTVTGNDISRPGNFLVRVGTQVEWVLDQAGGLPEDAGKVVAGGPMMGKALPNLEVPVTKTTSGILVLPRKDVGPRSVEPCIRCAKCVQACPMGLEPYLLERLSARERWEEAEARGIVDCVECGSCAYICPASRPLLDYIRYGKTTVMMLRKKRSA